A genomic segment from Vicia villosa cultivar HV-30 ecotype Madison, WI unplaced genomic scaffold, Vvil1.0 ctg.000896F_1_1, whole genome shotgun sequence encodes:
- the LOC131632049 gene encoding uncharacterized protein LOC131632049: MLKSVCPVQKCLPENYYQATQLMSKLGLKVEKIDCCKNGCMLYYKDDSKLLECKFCNAPRYIPRKTGMGKYKDIPVKRMFYFPIIPRLQRLYASTESANEMRWHHMNTSSSNVLRHPSDGKAWKHFDDVYPDFAREPRNVRLGLCSDGFTPYIQASASPYSCWPIIVTPYNLPPEMCMTKPYLFLACLIPGPKNPKLKIDVYLQPLIDDLRRLWSDGILTYNISTKQNFIMKACLMWTINDFPAYGMLSGWGTQGKLACPHCMEYTDAFTLKSGHKNSWFDCHRRFLPPNHSFRRSKRSFIKNRVVKDGPPPIFTGQDIWAIISHFPKVTEIGWEAKWKEFEGYGVNHNWKKRSIFWDHPYWKDNLLRHNLDVMHIEKNVFDNIFNTVMNVKDKTKDNEKAREDLAELCIRGDLELQPLENGKNGKPKASYTLTKSEAKLVCKWLKELRMPDGYASNLSRCANVENGTVHGMKSHDCHVFMECLLPIAFHSLPDLVWKPLTELSRFFKDLCCNTLRMDDLVKLDENISIIICKLERVFPPSFFDSMEHLPIHLAKEAILGGPVQYRWMYPFESIFLENHSINIEDSSGRIHTEFPIWLEKYVNEETNGVTNQDIIALSRSPASMAISWNIYFINGYKFHTEEWSKGRKTVNCGVHVKGLAEGGKNDFYGIIKHIFELDYFGLKEKIPVFYCEWFDPTKNTGTKVHPQYKIVNIKMDKRYRPYDPFILAQNARQVYYVPYPEMCRDMHGWCAAITTKPRGRVEIDNIEDEVPYQSDGMLPVLSSVEIESISCLRDNSQVDVFEEIFDRSHSETNKGY, translated from the exons ATGCTTAAAAGTGTGTGTCCAGTTCAAAAATGCTTGCCTGAGAACTATTACCAAGCAACACAATTGATGTCTAAGTTAGGGCTAAAGGTTGAGAAGATCGATTGTTGTAAGAATGGTTGTATGTTATATTACAAGGATGATAGCAAGTTGTTAGAGTGCAAATTTTGTAACGCTCCTAGGTACATTCCTCGCAAGACCGGAATGGGAAAGTACAAAGATATTCCAGTGAAGAGAATGTTTTATTTCCCAATCATTCCTAGATTACAAAGACTATATGCTTCAACCGAGTCGGCAAATGAAATGAGATGGCATCACATGAACACAAGTAGTTCCAATGTCCTTCGCCATCCGTCTGATGGAAAAGCTTGGAAACACTTTGATGATGTATATCCTGACTTTGCAAGGGAACCCCGAAATGTAAGGTTGGGTCTGTGTTCAGATGGATTTACTCCTTACATTCAAGCGTCTGCTTCTCCATACTCATGTTGGCCAATAATAGTTACTCCTTACAATCTTCCCCCTGAAATGTGCATGACCAAACCATACTTGTTTTTGGCTTGTCTCATACCTGGACCTAAAAACCCTAAATTGAAGATAGATGTCTATTTACAACCATTGATTGATGATCTACGTCGATTGTGGTCTGATGGAATTTTGACCTATAATATATCTACCAAACAAAACTTCATAATGAAAGCCTGCTTGATGTggacaattaatgattttccggCCTATGGTATGTTATCTGGATGGGGAACACAAGGTAAATTGGCATGCCCTCATTGTATGGAATACACTGATGCTTTCACCTTGAAAAGTGGCCATAAGAATTCTTGGTTTGACTGTCATCGTCGTTTCTTGCCACCTAATCACTCCTTCAGAAGGAgtaaaagaagtttcataaaaaATAGGGTTGTGAAAGACGGGCCACCTCCCATATTCACAGGGCAAGATATATGGGCGATAATAAGTCATTTTCCAAAAGTGACTGAAATTGGATGGGAAGCAAAATGGAAAGAGTTCGAAGGGTATGGAGTGAATCATAATTGGAaaaagcgaagtattttttgggaTCACCCATATTGGAAGGATAACTTGTTAAGGCATAACCTTGATGTGATGCACATAGAAAAAAATGTCTTCGATAATATATTTAACACTGTCATGAATGTTAAGGACAAAACAAAGGATAATGAAAAGGCGAGAGAAGACTTGGCTGAATTATGCATTCGCGGGGACTTGGAGCTCCAACCCTTAGAAAACGGAAAGAATGGTAAACCAAAGGCCAGCTACACTCTGACCAAATCTGAAGCCAAGTTAGTTTGTAAATGGCTTAAAGAATTGAGAATGCCAGATGGCTATGCTTCAAATCTTAGTAGGTGTGCCAATGTCGAAAATGGTACAGTGCATGGGATGAAGAGCCATGACTGCCATGTTTTCATGGAGTGTTTACTCCCAATTGCTTTCCATTCATTGCCTGATTTGGTTTGGAAACCATTAACAGAGCTAAGTCGATTCTTTAAAGATCTTTGTTGCAATACGTTGAGGATGGATGACTTAGTTAAGTTGGatgaaaatatttcaattatcatATGCAAGTTAGAAAGGGTTTTTCCACCGAGTTTCTTTGACTCGATGGAGCATCTTCCAATCCATCTTGCCAAAGAAGCAATTCTTGGTGGTCCAGTACAATACCGATGGATGTATCCATTCGAAAG CATATTCTTAGAGAACCACTCTATAAATATAGAAGACTCATCTGGACGCATACATACTGAGTTTCCCATATGGCTAGAGAAATATGTAAATGAGGAGACAAATGGAGTTACTAACCAAGATATAATCGCCTTGTCTCGTAGTCCTGCATCAATGGCCATTTCATGGAACATCTATTTTATCAATGGGTACAAGTTTCATACTGAAGAATGGAGCAAGGGTAGAAAAACTGTCAATTGTGGTGTGCACGTGAAAGGTCTTGCAGAAGGaggaaaaaatgatttttatggaaTAATCAAACATATCTTTGAGCTAGATTACTTTGGTCTGAAGGAGAAGATTCCAGTTTTTTATTGTGAATGGTTTGACCCAACAAAGAATACTGGGACAAAGGTTCATCCACAATATAAAATTGTAAATATTAAGATGGATAAACGTTATCGCCCTTATGACCCTTTCATCCTTGCGCAGAATGCAAGACAAGTGTATTATGTCCCCTATCCTGAAATGTGTAGAGATATGCATGGATGGTGTGCGGCAATCACCACAAAACCAAGGGGTCGCGTTGAGATTGACAACATAGAGGATGAAGTGCCTTATCAATCTGATGGGATGTTACCCGTGCTATCGAGTGTAGAAATTGAATCAATATCTTGTTTGCGTGATAACTCACAAGTAGATGTGTTTGAAGAGATTTTCGATCGTTCTCATAGTGAAACGAACAAAGGATATTGA
- the LOC131632051 gene encoding uncharacterized protein LOC131632051: MDCTQAQKVRYGTHMLAVEAEDWWLETRQRLEVVGEEITWVVFRREFLRKYYPEDVRGKKEIEFLELKQGNMSVTEYAAKFTELAKFYPYYDGSGAEFSKCIKFENGLRSEIKKFVGYQKIRIFPNLVDSCRIYEEDHNAHYKIVKDKRGKQNRSTPYDAPVGKSKADVADGKRTSGGEAPSSVVCFNCGKPGHKSNACNLEVKKCFRCGKMGHAMSDCKHKEIVCFNCGEEGHIGSQCPKPKKTQSGGKVFALAGSQTDCEDERVGGNVSLVILL; this comes from the coding sequence ATGGACTGCACTCAGGCGCAGAAGGTTCGGTACGGAACTCATATGCTGGCAGTCGAAGCTGAAGACTGGTGGCTAGAAACTCGTCAGAGATTGGAAGTTGTTGGTGAAGAGATCACTTGGGTTGTGTTCCGCAgagagtttttgaggaagtattatcctgaagatgttcggggtaagAAGGAGATTGAGTTCCTTGAGCTAAAACAGGGGAATATGTCAGTGAcagagtatgctgcaaagttcACTGAGTTGGCTAAGTTCTACCCGTATTATGATGGATCAGGTGCTGAGTTTTCGAAGTGCATAAAGTTTGAGAACGGATTGCGCTCTGAAATCAAGAAATTTGTTGGGTATCAAAAGATTCGCATATTTCCTAATTTGGTTGATAGTTGCAGGATTTATGAAGAAGATCATAATGCACATTACAAAATTGTCAAAGATAAGAGAGGCAAGCAGAACCGTAGCACACCTTATGATGCTCCAGTTGGAAAAAGTAAAGCAGATGTGGCTGACggcaagagaactagtgggggagaagctccTTCTAGTGTCGTTTGTTTCAATTGCGGGAAACCTGGTCATAAGAGTAATGCGTGCAACCTTGAAGTGAAGAAATGTTTTCGTTGTGGTAAGATGGGACATGCTATGTCAGATTGCAAACATAAGGAAATCGTTTGTTTTAACTGCGGTGAAGAAGGACACATTGGGAGTCAGTGCCCGAAACCAAAGAAGACTCAATCTGGTGGAAAAGTGTTCGCGTTGGCGGGAAGTCAGACTGATTGTGAGGACGAGCGCGTTGGAGGTAATGTTTCGTTAGTAATACTCCTTTAA
- the LOC131632050 gene encoding uncharacterized protein LOC131632050, with product MTKRGGKSKVLAPGKLQEQRNRIINKKPIVRKPVHTAVPAKTASAAPTQTTSPTPTQIASSAPKPALPTSSLQAASVAHTASVQNVVPTPASVHAVTSEFRFMPTPSLIHQTMAGPQSFNPQTTTGVSNSVEEDDEEEDVDDYEDEDDEVGQENVSPLVPTLDENGKVIIKPSGTGLAPAKEVAGAINYAIRKQFFKPIHHWSELDPLTKAKWFKLFAEKVSWDPCDHAFVYNAFERKGRKRLNDMMGKARKKKTRPPWIGEEAWLGLQDHWNTPEFLAVSSQNKTNRASERGGAVHTSGRKAHIDIALELSHELQRDLRPDELFLKTHKRKNGEWVDKRAASTYVSSR from the exons ATGACTAAAAGAGGTGGAAAATCTAAGGTATTGGCACCAGGAAAGCTTCAAGAACAACGGAATCGCATAATAAACAAGAAGCCTATCGTTAGGAAACCTGTTCATACAGCAGTACCGGCTAAGACAGCATCGGCAGCGCCAACTCAGACAACATCGCCGACACCAACTCAAATAGCATCGTCGGCGCCAAAACCAGCTCTGCCAACATCGTCCTTGCAGGCTGCATCAGTGGCACATACTGCATCGGTGCAAAATGTAGTACCAACACCTGCATCTGTTCATGCCGTGACCTCTGAGTTCAGGTTTATGCCTACTCCAAGTTTAATCCATCAAACAATGGCTGGCCCTCAAAGTTTTAACCCTCAAACAACGACTGGCGTTTCAAATTCGGTCGAGGAGGATGATGAGGAGGAAGATGTGGATGATTATGAGGATGAGGATGATGAAGTGGGTCAAGAAAATGTTTCCCCTCTTGTGCCAACACTTGATGAGAATGGGAAGGTTATTATAAAACCTAGTGGTACTGG GTTGGCTCCTGCCAAAGAAGTTGCTGGTGCAATTAATTATGCTATACGCAAACAATTTTTTAAGCCTATACATCATTGGTCTGAACTCGACCCTCTAACGAAAGCTAAATGGTTTAAGTTGTTTGCA gaGAAGGTTTCATGGGATCCTTGCGATCATGCATTTGTCTACAACGCTtttgaaagaaaaggaagaaaacGATTAAACGATATGATGGGAAAGGCGAGGAAAAAAAAGACTCGACCTCCATGGATTGGTGAAGAAGCTTGGCTTGGTCTTCAAGATCATTGGAACACCCCTGAGTTCTTGGCTGTGTCTTCTCAAAACAAGACCAATCGAGCTTCTGAAAGAGGTGGAGCAGTCCACACATCGGGTCGTAAGGCTCATATTGATATTGCACTTGAGCTT tcACATGAACTTCAAAGGGATTTGCGCCCCGATGAGTTATTTCTAAAAACGCACAAGAGGAAAAATGGTGAATGGGTTGACAAGCGTGCTGCATCTACTTACGTAAGTTCTCGTTAA